The following are from one region of the Aspergillus luchuensis IFO 4308 DNA, chromosome 4, nearly complete sequence genome:
- a CDS encoding uncharacterized protein (COG:S;~EggNog:ENOG410Q0H4;~InterPro:IPR016197,IPR038609,IPR021006;~PFAM:PF11496;~antiSMASH:Cluster_4.9;~go_component: GO:0070823 - HDA1 complex [Evidence IEA];~go_process: GO:0016575 - histone deacetylation [Evidence IEA]), translating to MSRKRKSSSTIYTSHTSHKRKKRWRTQHVVHSSDNEADTDSEALSADEWLINCILDETESQYLIDWEGPWTPTWEPKENANDVAVRVWEDKKRRDQAQEEFVRSNTPPLPSPSPPPVSSVQEHSRDSLSPRPSQPQTEAPTDESRSRQSSTPPLFVPPSPVPETTLFLDDQAGGLLRSSGIDTEVPSHTSQSVTDSPLDPEVVPTARVTEVAAIISTPCEPIVSDEVKETPTTPYRSGNTDTPNVTEGIPETPHNESSAAPSTSNLTALLPANPAEEADEIPETPCDPVDEPQLFRPASTVPESIAVNGPQTPASQLSASSFRSLLNQLFHSRSRNSMDSQEKEGPSLSDTMEKYSQFEGSTPREKLRNAYAQLRAKANPGPESSATPSSAGDIEPSVPISVPETTAPLSVRVDKEPTHPKDVEVDQDTTIPPVEPLEMGPPQTIQPSALSMHFAEEPTPGSVHLGPSEFAVPLPMDSRVKDDYERVLTSESQSIRDFLGDYQRDLLVPKMHEILDRLSNISTHPDLNIAEHIKDSESDLGREAAWAEYSSAKFLLLSYLLESASMRDIHLVIMVQGEKTQRVVERYLMGKGLSYTRPRQEMGSGTNIEVSMVKDSLSFGIQTTRNEGVMETYKAPAAIIALDKSFSSQTPTVEHMRTTFARNGNLLPVVRLLVSNSSEHIELCFSGLPEPERLKTLLQYSIRLRDVVGDLQDDALGVQEDAEELLTCLVSDNFNAHWSLPHIEPLHILSPEQLEASQQELHSRPGVDIQLTTSQAHKRAFQEDDEVEQSAKRTKTEEPTQEPTQSTESTGFPSQPLNGGLQALEKNIVQMQNSHAAELEKLQKALAGAQARLQERENVLEKLQHRYETRTRDFHKLRREHDRLTQAKATSDQRVEKQKEELMKLKDERTQLRHELEEARESLKAGGGSAAELESAREDIRRLTKDNASLERKAEYEARQAEYTREQYQTASTVAAQSGNELRQLRSENETLKRKVEGDAAHLRELNTKNDEARHLARVLELEATLTSREDLLRRKEEELREIRKNRPSTRSTSTQPRSPKWTAGNSRPTSPGINNGSSLAGRGSALRFSSEMPL from the exons ATGTCGCGCAAGCGCAAGTCCTCTTCTACGATATATACAAGCCACACAAGCCACAAACGAAAGAAACGCTGGAGAACCCAGCACGTCGTTCATTCTAGCGACAACGAGGCAGACACCGATAGCGAAGCTCTGAGTGCAGACGAGTGGCTTATCAACTGTATACTTGACGAGACCGAATCGCAATACTTGATTGACTGGGAAGGACCTTGGACGCCTACCTGG GAACCGAAGGAAAACGCCAACGACGTTGCCGTGCGAGTCTGGGAGGACAAAAAGCGAAGAGATCAGGCCCAAGAGGAATTTGTTCGAAGTAACActccaccactaccatcaccatcaccgccacccGTCTCCAGTGTTCAAGAACACAGTAGAGACTCCTTAAGCCCAAGACCCAGTCAGCCCCAGACTGAAGCCCCGACTGACGAATCCCGGTCTAGACAGTCCTcgacccctcctctctttgTTCCGCCTAGCCCCGTACCAGAAACTACTCTGTTTCTGGATGACCAAGCCGGCGGATTACTGAGGAGTTCCGGTATTGATACAGAAGTACCTAGCCATACGTCACAATCGGTGACGGACAGCCCACTTGACCCGGAAGTGGTACCCACTGCCCGTGTTACTGAAGTCGCTGCTATCATCTCGACTCCCTGCGAACCCATAGTCTCGGACGAAGTCAAAGAGACGCCGACCACACCTTACCGCTCAGGAAATACCGACACACCGAACGTCACTGAAGGGATCCCGGAAACTCCGCATAACGAATCTTCTGCTGCGCCGTCGACTTCAAACTTGACCGCGCTATTGCCAGCCAACCcggcagaagaagctgatGAAATACCTGAAACCCCGTGTGATCCAGTCGATGAACCCCAGCTATTCAGACCTGCGAGTACAGTACCCGAGTCAATTGCTGTAAACGGTCCGCAAACCCCAGCGAGTCAACTTTCTGCTTCAAGCTTTCGTTCATTACTGAACCAACTTTTCCATTCAAGATCGAGAAACAGCATGGATAGtcaagagaaggaagggcCGTCGTTGTCCGATACCATGGAGAAGTACAGCCAGTTTGAAGGGTCCACCCCGAGGGAAAAGCTCAGAAATGCATATGCACAACTACGCGCAAAAGCCAACCCTGGCCCTGAATCAAGTGCGACGCCATCATCTGCCGGAGACATAGAGCCTTCTGTTCCTATTTCTGTACCGGAGACGACAGCTCCCCTTAGCGTTCGAGTCGATAAAGAACCAACACATCCTAAAGATGTTGAAGTGGACCAGGATACTACAATCCCCCCTGTCGAGCCTTTGGAGATGGGACCTCCCCAGACTATTCAGCCTAGCGCATTGTCCATGCACTTCGCAGAAGAGCCAACACCTGGTTCGGTCCATCTCGGGCCATCGGAGTTTGCTGTGCCTCTTCCAATGGATTCCAGGGTCAAGGATGACTATGAACGGGTTCTGACGAGCGAAAGCCAGAGTATTCGCGATTTCCTCGGCGATTATCAG CGTGATCTTCTTGTGCCGAAGATGCATGAAATACTCGATCGTCTGAGCAATATTTCTACGCACCCAGATTTGAACATTGCGGAACACATCAAAGACTCTGAGTCGGACCTAGGGAGAGAGGCTGCTTGGGCTGAGTACTCAAGCGCAAAGTTTTTGCTCTTAAGCTACCTTTTGGAGTCAGCCAGCATGCGTGATATACATTTGGTTATCATGGTGCAAGGAGAAAAGACTCAGCGGGTGGTTGAACGTTATCTGATGGGCAAGGGCCTGTCGTATACTCGTCCACGCCAGGAAATGGGATCGGGCACGAATATTGAGGTTTCCATGGTCAAGGATTCCTTGAGTTTTGGGATTCAGACCACGCGTAATGAAGGGGTTATGGAGACATACAAAGCCCCTGCTGCTATTATCGCTTTAGATAAGTCTTTCAGCAGCCAAACACCCACGGTGGAACACATGCGAACCACATTCGCTCGCAATGGCAATCTGCTTCCGGTGGTTCGTCTATTAGTGTCAAACTCCAGTGAACATATCGAACTATGTTTCTCCGGTCTTCCGGAACCGGAACGTCTTAAGACACTCCTGCAATACTCCATACGTCTCCGTGACGTGGTTGGTGACCTTCAGGATGATGCTCTTGGAGTGCAGGAGGATGCAGAAGAACTTCTCACTTGCCTTGTCTCGGATAACTTCAACGCTCATTGGTCTCTACCTCACATTGAACCTTTGCACATTCTGAGCCCTGAGCAGCTTGAGGCGTCGCAACAAGAGCTGCACAGTCGACCTGGTGTCGACATTCAACTGACGACTTCTCAAGCCCATAAACGAGCATTC caggaagacgatgaggtCGAGCAGTCAGCCAAGAGAACGAAGACGGAAGAGCCGACGCAAGAACCAACCCAGTCCACGGAATCGACTGGATTCCCTAGTCAACCATTAAACGGTGGACTCCAAGCGCTAGAGAAGAACATTGTTCAGATGCAGAACTCACATGCAGCAGAGCTCGAAAAACTCCAGAAAGCTCTCGCAGGAGCTCAAGCCCGTCTtcaagaaagagagaacGTGCTGGAAAAGTTGCAGCACCGTTACGAAACACGGACCAGAGACTTCCACAAACTCCGACGGGAGCATGACCGTCTCACCCAAGCTAAGGCCACATCCGACCAGCGAGTcgaaaagcagaaagaagagctCATGAAATTGAAGGACGAACGGACCCAGCTCCGACACGAACTCGAAGAGGCCCGCGAGTCCCTCAAAGCAGGCGGGGGCAGTGCAGCTGAACTCGAATCAGCAAGGGAAGACATTCGACGTCTGACTAAAGACAACGCCTCGCTAGAACGCAAAGCCGAATACGAAGCCCGACAAGCAGAATACACGCGCGAACAATACCAGACCGCCTCGACCGTAGCCGCACAATCAGGCAACGAGCTTCGCCAACTGCGCAGCGAGAACGAAACCCTGAAACGGAAGGTCGAGGGAGACGCAGCCCATCTGCGCGAACTCAACACGAAGAACGACGAAGCCCGCCATCTCGCGCGGGTCCTCGAACTCGAAGCAACCCTCACGTCCCGGGAGGACCTACTCCgccggaaggaagaagaacttcGGGAAATCCGGAAGAATCGTCCGTCGACTCGCTCGACCAGCACGCAGCCGCGAAGCCCCAAATGGACTGCAGGTAATAGCCGGCCCACGAGCCCTGGCATCAACAATGGTTCATCGCTTGCAGGTCGCGGTAGTGCGCTCAGATTCAGTTCCGAAATGCCCCTTTAG
- a CDS encoding thioesterase domain-containing protein (COG:I;~EggNog:ENOG410PG86;~InterPro:IPR029058,IPR001031;~PFAM:PF12697;~antiSMASH:Cluster_4.9;~go_function: GO:0016788 - hydrolase activity, acting on ester bonds [Evidence IEA];~go_process: GO:0009058 - biosynthetic process [Evidence IEA]) — MKTPEKLKYPLAEMTFPYLAEIRRRQPKGPYNFGGWSAGGICAYDAARYMILEENEQVDRLLLLDSPFPIGLEKLPTRLYGFINSMGLFGEGNKAPPAWLLPHFLAFIDSLDTYRAVPLPFDDPKWAKKMPKTFMIWAKDGICSKPDDPWPEPDPDGKPDTREMVWLLKNRTDMGPNKWDTLVGPQNVGGITVIEGANHFTMTLGPKAKELGSFIGNAMAN, encoded by the coding sequence ATGAAGACTCCAGAGAAGCTCAAGTATCCTCTTGCTGAAATGACATTCCCGTACCTGGCCGAGATCCGCCGCAGACAGCCCAAGGGCCCGTACAACTTCGGTGGATGGTCTGCAGGTGGTATTTGCGCCTATGATGCCGCTCGCTACATGATTCTCGAAGAGAACGAACAGGTTGACCGAttgctcctcctcgactcGCCCTTCCCCATCGGCTTAGAGAAGTTGCCCACCCGGCTTTACGGCTTCATCAACTCAATGGGTCTCTTTGGAGAAGGCAACAAGGCTCCCCCGGCCTGGTTGCTTCCTCACTTCCTGGCCTTCATTGATTCCCTCGATACCTATAGGGCCgttcccctcccctttgACGATCCGAAGTGGGCTAAGAAGATGCCTAAGACGTTTATGATCTGGGCCAAGGACGGTATTTGCAGCAAGCCGGATGACCCGTGGCCCGAGCCGGACCCGGACGGCAAGCCGGACACGAGAGAAATGGTCTGGCTCCTCAAGAACCGGACCGACATGGGACCCAACAAATGGGACACGCTCGTTGGGCCACAAAATGTCGGTGGAATCACCGTGATTGAGGGTGCAAACCATTTCACCATGACTTTGGGacccaaggccaaggaacTGGGCTCCTTTATTGGTAACGCCATGGCCAATTAG
- the pksP gene encoding polyketide synthase alb1 (COG:I;~EggNog:ENOG410PG86;~InterPro:IPR016036,IPR032088,IPR016035,IPR030918, IPR016039,IPR018201,IPR042104,IPR014030,IPR014031, IPR001227,IPR006162,IPR014043,IPR020806,IPR020807, IPR020841,IPR009081,IPR036736;~PFAM:PF00550,PF02801,PF00698,PF14765,PF00109, PF16073;~SMCOG1093:Beta-ketoacyl synthase;~antiSMASH:Cluster_4.9;~go_function: GO:0004315 - 3-oxoacyl-[acyl-carrier-protein] synthase activity [Evidence IEA];~go_function: GO:0016740 - transferase activity [Evidence IEA];~go_function: GO:0016746 - transferase activity, transferring acyl groups [Evidence IEA];~go_function: GO:0031177 - phosphopantetheine binding [Evidence IEA];~go_process: GO:0006633 - fatty acid biosynthetic process [Evidence IEA]) — protein MEGPSRVYLFGDQTSDIEAGLRRLLQAKNSTIVQSFFQQCFHAIRQEIAKLPPSQRKLFPRFTSIVDLLSRSRESGPSPVLESALTCIYQLGCFIHFYGDLGHDYPTPSNSHLVGLCTGVLSCTAVSCARNVGELIPVAVEAIVIALRLGICVFRVRELVASADSESTCWSALVSGISEAEAGRLIDEYSSKKATPPSSKPYISAVSANGVTVSAPPTVLDEFVETCISKNYKPVKAPIHGPYHAPHLYDDKDIERILQQSSALEELTSWSPAIPVISSNTGKPIKAKSLKDLFKVALEEILLRRLCWDKVTESCTSVCKTGTNHSCKLFPISSSATQSLFTVLKKAGVSVSLETGVGEIAMNPETRNLTGKAENSKIAIIGMSGRFPESDGTEAFWDLLYKGLDVHRKVPADRWDVDAHVDMTGSKRNTSKVSYGCWINEPGLFDPRFFNMSPREALQADPAQRLALLTAYEALEMAGFIPDSSPSTQRDRVGIFYGMTSDDYREINSGQDIDTYFIPGGNRAFTPGRINYYFKFSGPSVSVDTACSSSLAAIHMACNSIWRNDCDAAITGGVNILTNPDNHAGLDRGHFLSTTGNCNTFDDGADGYCRADGVGSIVLKRLEDAEADNDPILAVINGAYTNHSAEAVSITRPHVGAQAFIFNKLLNDANIDPKEVSYVEMHGTGTQAGDAVEMQSVLDVFAPDYRRGPGQSLHIGSAKANIGHGESASGVTALVKVLLMMRENMIPPHCGIKTKINSNFPTDLAKRNVHIAFQPTPWNRPASGKRRTFVNNFSAAGGNTALLVEDAPIPERQGQDPRSFHLVSVSARSQSALKNNIEALVKFIDAQGKSFGVKEAEFLPNLAYTTTARRIHHPFRVTAVGANLQSLRDSLHGTLQRETYTPVPSTAPGIGFVFTGQGAQYTGMGKELYRSCFQFRTTIEHFDCIARSQGLPSILPLVDGSVPVEDLSPVVVQVGTTCVQMALVNYWTALGVKPAFIIGHSLGDYAALNTAGVLSTSDTIYLCGRRAQLLTKECKIGTHSMLAIKASLAEVKQFLRDELHEVSCINAPAETVVSGLVADIDELAQKCSTEGLKSTKLRVPYAFHSSQVDPILDSFENIAQGVTFHKPTTPFVSALFGEVITDANWECLGPRYLRDHCRKTVNFLGGVEATRHVKLTNDKTLWVEIGSHTICSGMIKATLGPQVTTAASLRREEDTWKVLSNSLASLHLAGIDINWKQYHQDFTSSLSVLRLPGYKWDLKNYWIPYTNNFCLSKGAPVAAVAAGPQHEFLTTAAQKVIETRGDGTTATVVIENDIADPDLNRVIQGHKVNGAALCPSSLYADISQTLAEYLIKKYKPEYDGLGLDVCEVTVPRPLIAKGGQQLFRVSATADWAEKKTTLQIYSVTAEGKKTADHATCTVRLFDCAAAEAEWKRVSYLVKRSIDRLHDIAEDGDAHRLGRGMVYKLFAALVDYDENFKNIREVILDSEQHEATARVKFQASQGKFHRNPFWIDSFGHLSGFIMNASDATDSKNQVFVNHGWDSMRCLKKFSPDVTYRTYVRMQPWKDSIWAGDVYVFDGEDIVAVYGAVKFQALSRKILDTVLPPVGASKAPARPAASAQKAAPAATSKSRASAPAPAKPAAKPSAPSLAKRALTILAEEVGLSESEITDDLVFADYGVDSLLSLTVTGRYREELDIDLESSVFIDQPTVKDFKQFLAPMSQGEVSDGSTSDPESSSSFNGGSSTDESSAGSPVSSPPNEKVTQVEQHATIKEIRAILADEIGVSEEELKDDENLGEMGMDSLLSLTVLGRIRETLDLDLPGEFFIENQTLNDVEDALGLKPKPAPAPAPAPVPAPVSAPILKEPVPNANSTIMTRASPHPRSTSILLQGNRKPPPRPCSCSLMVLAPQHRTQPFPECLQTCVSTG, from the exons ATGGAGGGTCCATCTCGTGTGTACCTTTTTGGAGACCAGACCAGCGACATTGAAGCTGGCTTGCGCCGTCTGCTCCAAGCGAAGAACAGCACCATTGTCCAGTCTTTTTTCCAGCAGTGCTTCCATGCGATCCGTCAAGAGATCGCGAAGCTCCCGCCGTCTCAACGGAAGCTCTTTCCACGCTTCACAAGCATTGTGGATCTCCTCTCCAGGAGCCGTGAATCAGGTCCTAGCCCTGTCCTGGAGAGTGCGCTGACATGCATCTACCAGTTGGGTTGTTTCATTCA CTTTTATGGGGATCTTGGACATGACTACCCTACGCCCTCCAACAGCCATCTTGTTGGGCTGTGCACCGGTGTTTTGAGTTGCACGGCTGTAAGTTGCGCCAGAAATGTTGGTGAGCTTATTCCAGTTGCAGTGGAAGCAATTGTAATTGCACTGCGGCTGGGAATCTGCGTTTTCCGAGTTCGAGAACTGGTGGCCTCCGCCGATTCCGAGTCAACATGCTGGTCAGCGTTGGTTTCTGGAATCAGCGAAGCAGAGGCTGGCCGCCTGATTGACGAGTATAGCAGTAAGAAG GCTACCCCACCTTCTTCGAAGCCGTATATCAGCGCGGTAAGCGCTAATGGTGTTACTGTCAGTGCACCACCTACGGTCCTTGATGAGTTCGTCGAGACCTGCATTTCCAAGAACTACAAACCAGTGAAGGCTCCGATTCATGGCCCGTACCATGCGCCACATCTGTATGATGATAAGGATATTGAACGCATCCTGCAGCAATCCTCTGCTCTGGAGGAACTGACCAGCTGGTCACCCGCTATTCCCGTCATTTCCAGTAACACTGGAAAGCCGATTAAGGCAAAGTCCCTCAAAGATCTCTTTAAGGTCGCACTGGAGGAAATACTACTGCGACGACTATGCTGGGACAAGGTCACGGAATCCTGCACATCAGTCTGCAAGACCGGCACAAACCACTCTTGCAAATTGTTTCCGATTTCAAGTAGCGCCACCCAGAGTTTGTTCACCGTCCTCAAGAAGGCCGGTGTGAGCGTCAGCTTGGAGACTGGGGTAGGAGAGATCGCGATGAACCCAGAAACGCGGAACCTCACTGGAAAGGCAGAAAACTCGAAGATTGCTATCATCGGTATGTCTGGAAGATTTCCTGAGTCAGATGGTACGGAGGCCTTCTGGGACCTCTTGTACAAGGGACTCGATGTACATCGCAAAGTCCCCGCAGACCGCTGGGACGTTGATGCCCACGTCGACATGACCGGCTCAAAGAGAAACACAAGCAAAGTGTCTTACGGTTGTTGGATCAACGAACCCGGCCTGTTTGACCCCAGATTCTTCAACATGTCGCCCCGGGAAGCCCTCCAAGCAGATCCTGCACAACGTCTTGCTTTGCTTACAGCGTACGAGGCTCTCGAGATGGCTGGCTTCATCCCGGATAGCTCTCCTTCGACACAGAGGGACCGCGTGGGTATTTTCTACGGAATGACCAGTGACGACTATCGTGAGATCAACAGCGGCCAGGACATTGATACCTATTTCATTCCTGGCGGTAACCGAGCATTCACGCCGGGTCGGATAAACTACTACTTCAAATTCAGCGGGCCTAGTGTGAGTGTTGACACAGCGTGCTCGTCGAGTCTAGCTGCTATCCATATGGCCTGCAATTCGATCTGGAGAAATGACTGCGATGCCGCCATCACTGGAGGTGTAAACATTCTGACCAACCCTGACAACCACGCGGGTCTGGATCGGGGCCATTTCCTATCTACCACTGGCAACTGTAACACCTTTGATGACGGCGCCGACGGCTACTGTAGAGCGGACGGAGTTGGCAGCATCGTTTTGAAGCGGCTCGAAGATGCCGAGGCCGACAACGACCCGATCCTGGCAGTCATTAACGGTGCTTACACCAACCACTCGGCGGAGGCCGTGTCAATTACTCGCCCCCACGTTGGTGCGCAAgcattcatcttcaacaagcTGCTCAATGATGCGAACATCGACCCCAAGGAAGTGAGCTACGTGGAAATGCATGGCACCGGAACTCAAGCCGGTGATGCAGTGGAAATGCAATCTGTTCTTGACGTCTTCGCACCAGACTACCGCCGGGGTCCCGGTCAATCGCTTCATATCGGCTCTGCTAAGGCCAACATCGGACACGGCGAATCCGCATCAGGAGTGACTGCTCTTGTCAAGGTCCTCCTAATGATGAGAGAAAACATGATTCCTCCTCATTGCGGTATCAAGACCAAAATCAATTCCAATTTCCCGACCGACCTGGCCAAGCGCAATGTTCATATCGCCTTCCAGCCCACTCCATGGAATCGTCCAGCTTCCGGAAAGCGGCGAACCTTTGTCAACAACTtctctgctgctggtggtaaCACTGCCCTTCTAGTGGAAGATGCTCCCATACCGGAACGTCAGGGGCAGGACCCCCGGTCGTTCCATTTGGTCTCCGTGTCAGCAAGATCCCAGTCTGCACTGAAGAACAACATCGAAGCCCTGGTGAAGTTTATTGACGCTCAGGGCAAGTCCTTTGGGGTGAAAGAAGCCGAATTTCTTCCGAACCTGGCGTACACGACCACCGCACGCCGCATCCACCATCCGTTCCGTGTCACTGCTGTCGGAGCGAACCTGCAATCCCTGCGTGACTCGCTGCATGGTACTTTGCAACGTGAGACCTATACCCCAGTACCCTCAACGGCTCCTGGTATTGGATTCGTCTTCACCGGCCAAGGCGCCCAATACACCGGAATGGGCAAGGAGCTCTACCGCAGTTGTTTCCAATTCCGCACCACCATTGAGCACTTTGACTGCATCGCAAGAAGCCAGGGCCTTCCTTCTATCCTGCCTCTCGTCGATGGAAGCGTACCCGTTGAAGACCTTAGCCCAGTCGTGGTACAAGTGGGCACTACTTGTGTGCAAATGGCTCTGGTCAATTACTGGACTGCGTTGGGTGTGAAGCCGGCCTTCATTATCGGACACAGTCTCGGTGACTATGCAGCCCTTAACACGGCCGGTGTTCTATCCACCAGCGATACAATCTATCTGTGTGGCCGCCGTGCTCAGTTGCTGACGAAGGAGTGCAAGATTGGGACACATTCGATGCTGGCCATCAAGGCGTCTCTGGCAGAGGTTAAACAGTTCCTTAGAGATGAGCTCCACGAAGTCTCTTGCATTAACGCGCCAGCAGAGACTGTCGTCAGCGGTCTTGTCGCTGATATTGATGAGCTGGCTCAGAAATGCTCCACAGAGGGTTTGAAGTCAACCAAGCTCCGTGTCCCTTATGCCTTCCATTCCTCTCAAGTGGACCCTATCTTGGATTCATTTGAGAATATTGCTCAAGGTGTCACCTTCCACAAGCCGACAACACCTTTTGTCTCAGCCCTGTTCGGAGAAGTGATCACTGACGCCAACTGGGAGTGTCTCGGCCCCAGGTACCTGCGCGATCATTGCAGAAAGACAGTCAACTTCCTTGGCGGTGTGGAAGCTACAAGGCATGTGAAGCTGACCAACGACAAGACTCTGTGGGTTGAGATTGGCTCACATACCATTTGCTCTGGAATGATCAAGGCAACACTTGGACCGCAAGTCACAACGGCTGCATCTCTACGCCGCGAAGAAGATACCTGGAAGGTCCTTTCAAACAGTCTTGCGAGCCTTCATCTGGCGGGTATTGACATCAATTGGAAGCAATATCACCAGGACTTTACCTCCTCTCTCTCGGTCCTCCGCCTCCCAGGCTACAAGTGGGATCTCAAGAACTACTGGATTCCCTATACCAACAACTTCTGCCTGAGTAAGGGCGCTCCAGTAGCGGCAGTGGCTGCAGGGCCACAGCATGAGTTCCTGACAACCGCGGCTCAGAAGGTCATTGAGACTCGAGGTGATGGAACAACAGCCACAGTTGTAATAGAAAACGACATTGCTGATCCTGACCTTAACCGCGTCATTCAAGGCCACAAGGTCAACGGCGCTGCTTTGTGTCCCTCA TCACTGTATGCCGACATATCTCAGACGCTTGCAGAGTACCTCATCAAGAAGTATAAGCCTGAGTACGATGGACTTGGACTGGATGTCTGTGAGGTTACAGTGCCACGGCCATTGATTGCGAAAGGTGGACAGCAGCTCTTTAGAGTATCTGCGACAGCGGAttgggcggagaagaagacaaccCTTCAGATCTATTCAGTCACtgcagaagggaagaagaccgCTGATCACGCAACTTGCACTGTCCGACTATTTgattgtgctgctgctgaggcggaGTGGAAACGAGTTTCCTACCTTGTCAAGAGGAGCATTGACCGACTGCATGATATTGCTGAGGATGGTGACGCTCACCGTCTCGGTAGAGGCATGGTTTACAAACTCTTCGCCGCTCTGGTTGATTATGACGAAAACTTCAAGAACATTCGTGAGGTTATTCTTGACAGTGAACAGCACGAAGCTACCGCACGCGTCAAGTTCCAAGCGTCACAGGGCAAGTTCCACCGGAACCCGTTCTGGATTGACAGCTTTGGACACCTATCTGGGTTCATCATGAACGCAAGCGATGCAACAGACTCCAAGAACCAGGTCTTTGTCAATCACGGATGGGACTCAATGCGTTGTTTGAAGAAGTTCTCCCCTGATGTCACCTACAGAACCTATGTTAGAATGCAGCCTTGGAAAGACTCCATCTGGGCTGGTGATGTCTACGTCTTCGATGGGGAGGATATTGTTGCGGTGTATGGCGCAGTCAAG TTCCAAGCCTTATCGCGCAAGATCCTCGATACGGTCCTGCCACCCGTTGGGGCTTCGAAGGCCCCCGCCAGACCCGCCGCCAGCGCTCAGAAGGCGGCCCCTGCTGCTACTAGCAAGAGTCGTGCTAGTGCCCCGGCTCCGGCGAAGCCTGCTGCTAAGCCCAGTGCCCCAAGCCTGGCCAAGCGGGCACTTACCATCCTCGCGGAGGAAGTGGGACTCTCCGAATCCGAGATTACAGATGATCTGGTGTTCGCCGACTACGGTGTGgactctcttctttccctgacAGTCACGGGCAGGTATCGTGAAGAGCTGGATATCGACCTCGAATCCTCCGTCTTCATCGACCAGCCGACCGTGAAAGACTTCAAGCAGTTCCTGGCACCGATGAGCCAGGGAGAAGTCAGTGATGGGTCCACCAGTGACCCAGAGTCCAGTAGCTCCTTCAATGGTGGCTCTTCGACAGACGAGTCCAGTGCTGGGTCCCCTGTCAGCTCACCACCAAATGAGAAGGTTACGCAGGTTGAGCAGCATGCTACGATAAAGGAGATTCGCGCCATCTTGGCCGACGAGATAGGTGTTTctgaggaggagctgaaggacGATGAGAACTTGGGAGAGATGGGTATGGACTCTCTCCTTTCGCTTACTGTGCTTGGTAGGATCCGTGAGACATTGGATCTGGATCTGCCGGGTGAGTTCTTCATCGAGAACCAAACTCTGAATGACGTGGAGGATGCATTGGGCCTCAAACCCAAGCCTGCGCCTGCACCTGCGCCTGCACCCGTTCCCGCACCCGTGTCCGCGCCCATATTGAAGGAGCCTGTACCCAACGCAAACTCTACCATCATGACCCGGGCGAGCCCCCACCCTCGATCAACCTCTATTTTGTTGCAAGGAAACCGAAAACCGCCACCAAGACCCTGTTCCTGTTCCCTGATGGTTCTGGCTCCGCAACATCGTACGCAACCATTCCCGGAGTGTCTCCAGACGTGTGTGTCTACGGGTTGA
- a CDS encoding uncharacterized protein (antiSMASH:Cluster_4.9) — protein MQGNRARILTAWPFGMRLSALFPPISSAKREIFRPGPWNFVSHAQGGKMLGESSPQTSSSFVTCPLQAADRRQMGRRRLSSVGLLPPSPNGRRSPSQRRPLMHFQNTAA, from the coding sequence ATGCAGGGTAACAGGGCACGGATTTTGACTGCCTGGCCTTTCGGCATGCGTCTCTCTGCGTTGTTTCCACCGATATCATCGGCGAAGCGAGAAATCTTTCGGCCTGGCCCGTGGAATTTTGTGTCTCATGCCCAGGGAGGAAAGATGTTAGGAGAATCTTCACcccagacttcttcttccttcgtcaCGTGCCCGCTGCAAGCTGCTGATCGTCGCCAAATGGGGCGGCGACGACTTTCCTCTGTAGgactccttcccccctcgcCAAACGGCCGCCGCTCGCCATCGCAACGCCGTCCCTTGATGCATTTCCAGAACACGGCTGCCTAG